The Bacillus sp. FJAT-27916 genomic interval GACGAATTGGAACTACATACATTAATGAAGGATATTGAGAAATACCGCCAACGGATGATTACATTGGCTTCTCACTCTTCAATGGTCGATTCTGATGTCATTAAGGCTAGTACTGAACTTGATTCGTTAATCAATCAGTATCAAAATCAAACAAGGTACGTATACAAAAAGCAGTAGTCCTCTATATACAGGATGCTGCTTCTTTTCATGTCCTCTAATAATCGCTCTTGCTCCATTCTCCTCAATTGTAGGCTTTGTTGCCTCATATGACAAGCAATGTATAAAATGATTTATTCTTATATTCGTACCCTTTAAAAATCGAGTAGAGGGGAAATTCACTTGAA includes:
- a CDS encoding aspartyl-phosphate phosphatase Spo0E family protein; its protein translation is MELHTLMKDIEKYRQRMITLASHSSMVDSDVIKASTELDSLINQYQNQTRYVYKKQ